TCGAGTTCGAACACCGACAGCATGTAGATGATCAGGTCGGCGTTGCGGACGACCGCCAGCACCTGCTGGCCGCCGCCTTTGCCCGCCGCCGCGCCCTCGATGAGTCCGGGGACGTCCAGCATCTGGATGTTCGCGCCACGGTGGTTGAGCATCCCCGGGTTGACGTCCAGCGTCGTGAACTCATAGGAGCCCGTCTCGCTCTCGGCGTTGGTCAGCGAATTCAGCAGCGACGACTTGCCGACGCTCGGAAACCCGACTAAGGCGACGGTCGCGTCGCCGTGTTTCTCGACGGAATAGCCGCCACCGCCGCCCGACCCGGACTGCTGGGTCTCGAGTTTCTCCTTTTTCTCCGCGAGCTTGGACTTCAGCCGGCCGATATGGGCCTCAGTCGACTTGTTGTAGGGCGTATTGGCTATTTCGTCTTCGATTTCCTCGATTTCATCCTCGAGCCCCATTTGTCAGTATGCAACCGGTCGGGCCGAAAAACCCTTTCGAGACACACGTTGGCGACGCCGCGATTAGCCCGAACGACCGCGCTTCCCTCGCCGTCGACGCGCGGCCACGCGATCGTGGTATCGGATCTGCCACCGTCTTGCAGTCGAACTGGATACTCGTTTCCTCGACTATGTTCGTATCGCCAAGGTTGTGTTAGCTATACCGTCCCATACTACGTATGACATCACATGCGACGACGCGAGTACGTTACGGCAGTGGGGAGTAGCGTGGGTGTCCTCGCGACGACGGGGGTGGGAACCGCACAGACGGCTTCTCTCGAGCGCGTCTACCCGGCGGATAGCGAGACGGCCGTTCGACCCGGCGATCGAATCGGCTTCGAAGTGGTGGCGACGCCGGGCGTCGACTCTCCGGCGGCTGACTGGCGGGTCGACGGGTCGGACAGGGGTGCGATCGCACCGAACGCTCCGTTCTGGAGTTACACCTCTATTACGGGGAATCCGGCCGCGTACGGCCGATTCGACGAGTCGGGAACCCACGACGTGAGCGTCACGGTCGGCGGGACAACCGTCTCTTGGACGGTCGAGGTTACGCCGCACGCACCGGCAGCCCCGAACGCCGACGTGACGTGCGACCCCGGACCGGACGCCACGATCACGGTCCGCGACGAGGTCGACGTGACCGCATCGGCGGCCGACGGTTCCGGGAGGCTCAATCGACTCTTCTGGCAGGAGGGACGCAACGCCACGTACGTCGACCGGACTGACCTGTCGGGGTCGACGGCGACGACGACATACACGACGACCGGGGGCAACGCCATCTGGTTCATCGGCGGCTATCCGATGATCGCGTGGGTCGCCTGCCGCGACGGCCGACTGACGGCCGCACGGACCGATGGACCGGCGGTCGATGCGTTCCGAAACGTCGCGATCACCGGGACGAACGCGCCGGTTCGGGCGGGCGAGGACCTCCTCGTCGAGGCCGAAGTTGATCCCGAGGGAAGTTCCACGTATCACGGATTCGTCAACGTGGAGACCGACCTGATCGTCGGCCACAACCCCACGCACGTCGACAGCAAGACGGTCGAGGTGTTTACGGGAGACACCGAGACCGTGCAACTCGAGTTCACGACGGCGACCGTCCGCAACACGCAGACCTTCCCCGTCCGCGCCGAAACGCGAGACGACGTTTCGGAGACCGACGTCACCGTCATTGGGACCGAAGACGACGGGTCGCAGGGTCACCTCGAGGTGACCGGTCTCGAGACGGACGCGCCCGTGACGGGTGGGGAACGGCTCGAGGTGACGGCGACGCTGTCGAACACGGGTGACGGGCCGGCCGACCGCGAGGTCGAACTCGTCGTGGGTCACGATCCGACGACCGTCGACACGCAGGCGGTGATCGTCGATGCGGGCGAGACGACGACCGTGTCGCTGGGATATGAGACCTACCCGGTCGAGAACGACGACGAGTTCCCCGTCTACGTGCAGACGGGCGACGATACCGCGTCCCAGACGGTGCTCGTCCACGGACGGAGCGGCGACGGGAACGGCGGAAGCGGCCAGGCGACGTTCGCGGTCTCGATCACCGGGACGACCGCGCCCGTCAACGGTGGCCAGTGGCTCTCGGTCTCCGCCGCCGTCGAGAACGTGGGTGACGGTGACGGGACGCATGACATCGAACTCGTGGTCGGCCGGACGCCCGAGGTCGTTGACGGAACGAGCGTGAGTCTTTCTCCCGGCGAGACGCAAACGGTGTCGCTCGGCTACGAGACCTATCCCGTGAACAACGACGACGTGTTCCCGGTGGTAGTGCGGTCGCCACACGCCAGCGACACGCGGACGGTGACGGTCTACGGAACAGGCTGATCACGTTCCCGAACCGATCGATACCGGCTCTCGACGGTACGCTTTCAGGCCGAAGATTCACGGATGAGAGTCCACTTTCGGTCCGTGGGAATGCGCCACGATGAATGGATGAATCTCCACGCGTTGCTACGGGAGATTCGGACGTATATAGAGCACCGAGGGGACGCCTCCCCTGACGCGTTCGCCGCGTATGACTATCAAGACACTCGACCGATGCATCTCCACCGGCAGAAAACCGAGCATAAGCGGGCGGCTCGCCTCCTCCTCTGGGGGATCGTCCAGTCAATCGAGACAGAGAGCAACTTCGCCGTGGCCCACCGTTGAGTTCGTTACGGTCCGCTCGCTTCTCTCATCGTCGACCCGTTTTCGCAACAGAAAAGGTATTGTCGGTCAGCGATCCCCTCGGAATGGGTGACGCTCGCCGAACGCACCCGGTAGCGCGGTCAGTTCGTCAACGGATTCGGTTCGGTGATCGCTCGCGGTAGCACGATCCGACGCCGGGCCTGCCCCATCGAACTGGGATTTCGTCTGTCGCTGCCGCCAGTTACCCGGGAGTTCGGGGGCAGACCATATTGGTGTATGTCACCAACAACCATAGCTGGGCTGCATGCCAACGCCAGCATCGTTCGGATCGGCGGCGATATCTACTGGAACCGTGTAATCCTCACCCCGACAGTGTTTGACTGTCGAACTATACTGCGATCGCTATGGCCATAGTGCGCTATTCCCGGACACTACCACCCAATTAAATTACCGATACCAACAGGACTTCGATACACATAAACGACCAGCGGAGGATATTCTACGTATGTCAAACGCGTCGCAGCTGCGTGACAGCACCCAGATCGTCCTGCCGCGGGAGACGCTCAAGGGGCTTGAGTCGCAGCTCGACGACGAGTTCACGGTCACCGTCTTCCCGGAGGGAGACGATTACTGCCGGATCATCGGCAGCCCTGTCGAAATCAAGGAAGCGAGCGAGTTCCTCGCTCGCCACGGCGTCAGCGTCCGCTGATCGCCGGCGTCCATATGATAGCGGGCCGATCGGTTTTCCAGCATCCATTCTCTGAAATCTGATCGAACGCGAGGAGTCTCGAGAATCCGTATCCGTCTCGGACGAAATACGCGATACCTGTGGCACTGTGAACAACCTCGGCTACGAGTACTGTGTCGGCTGTATCGATGAGTTCCGAGGGGCCGTCCGGCGGACGACCCAGAGTGTGTTCCCCGGTCAACGCGGTATCTTCTAAGTCGAGTTACCACGACAGCCGCCCGGCCGTTCGGTATTACCGCTCCGGATGCGTCGGCGCGTCGAACCCGCCCCGGACGAGCGGCGTCGCGATGTGGCGACGCGCACACGGAGGTACCTCGTACCAGCCCATCTCGAGGTCGCGCTCGAGTGGCCGCTCGTCTTTCTCCGCCGCGCTGGTCCCGCAATCCCGACAGCGATAGCCCTGATTCCGGCCGGCGCTCTCCATCGTCCGCTCGCAGCCGGGACAGATCGGCGTGACTCGCTCGGTTCGGACGAGGTCGCGGACGGCAACCTTCTCGAGTTTGAGCGTGCCGCTGGCGACCTCGCCACAGGCAGTGATCAGATCCCCGACGCGGAGCGCTCGCACGCGATCGCGGAACCGCTTCGTCGGTTCGAATGCCGCACAGGTGAGTCGCTCGGCTGACCGGTCGCCGTCCTCCTCATCGCCGTCTTCCCCGTCGGCGGCGGCCGGCGGTTCGATATCGACGAAAACGTGGCCGCCGCGGCGCGTTTCGGGGTCGCTCGCCACTCGTCCCTCGACTCGATAGGCCCGGTCGTTCTCGACGGTGCCGATCGATCCGTCCTGGAGATGAACGTCTGTCCCCTGATTGGTCACGAACAGCCGGCTCGCGGTGACGGATTCGCTCTCGATTCGGTCGGCGACCGCTTGAACCGCATCGGGATCATCGCCGCGGATTCCGTACAGGATAGGCCCGGG
This genomic stretch from Natrinema sp. SYSU A 869 harbors:
- a CDS encoding UPF0058 family protein; translated protein: MRHDEWMNLHALLREIRTYIEHRGDASPDAFAAYDYQDTRPMHLHRQKTEHKRAARLLLWGIVQSIETESNFAVAHR
- a CDS encoding tRNA(Ile)(2)-agmatinylcytidine synthase, yielding MTIVGIDDTDSRERGMCTTYVAATIAEQLCRESDASVARVLLVRLNPAVEYKTRGNASLAIHTDCDPDRAFAIARDRLESLAETDDERTNPGLVVADHAPEEGAIPADMSRFARAAIRDHLEPADAVTLIERRDYRSWHAGNGRGRIGALAAIGAWAALEEWTHEYISYREPDRWGMPREVDHESVFAASDWGYPAVWDTVDRGEDETVCVPHTPGPILYGIRGDDPDAVQAVADRIESESVTASRLFVTNQGTDVHLQDGSIGTVENDRAYRVEGRVASDPETRRGGHVFVDIEPPAAADGEDGDEEDGDRSAERLTCAAFEPTKRFRDRVRALRVGDLITACGEVASGTLKLEKVAVRDLVRTERVTPICPGCERTMESAGRNQGYRCRDCGTSAAEKDERPLERDLEMGWYEVPPCARRHIATPLVRGGFDAPTHPER